One Hordeum vulgare subsp. vulgare chromosome 4H, MorexV3_pseudomolecules_assembly, whole genome shotgun sequence DNA window includes the following coding sequences:
- the LOC123451083 gene encoding 1-aminocyclopropane-1-carboxylate synthase 1-like, which produces MVNKVADEPQLLSKKAGCNTHGQDSSYFLGWEEYEKNPFHPTTNPTGIIQMGLAENQLSFDLVEEWLEKNPDALGLRRGPASVFRELALFQDYHGLPAFKNALARFMSEQRDHKVAFDPSNIVLTAGATSANEALMFCLADQGDAFLIPTPYYPGFDRDLKWRTGAEIVPVHCTSANGFRVTRAALDDAYRRAQKRRLRVKGVLITNPSNPLGTAVPRADLEMIVDFVAAKGVHLVSDEIYSGTAFSEPGFVSVLEVLAARAPLAADYALDDRVHVVYSLSKDLGLPGFRVGAIYSSNPDVVSAATKMSSFGLVSSQTQYLLAALLGDKDFTRRYLAENKRRIKERHDQLVDGLKDIGIACLESNAGLFCWVNMSHLMHARSFEGEMTLWKKVVFDIGLNISPGSSCHCSEPGWFRVCFANMSAKTLDVAMQRLGEFVQSSSKAAPAALRRAAGPARSMSCPLAMNMKWALRLTPGCADRKAER; this is translated from the exons ATGGTGAACAAGGTCGCCGACGAGCCGCAGCTGCTGTCCAAGAAGGCCGGATGCAACACCCACGGCCAGGACTCGTCCTATTTCCTGGGGTGGGAGGAGTATGAGAAGAACCCCTTCCACCCCACCACCAACCCCACCGGCATCATCCAGATGGGCCTCGCCGAGAACCAG CTCTCGTTCGACCTGGTGGAGGAGTGGCTGGAGAAGAACCCCGACGCGCTCGGGCTCCGCCGGGGACCCGCGTCCGTCTTCCGGGAGCTCGCGCTCTTCCAGGACTACCACGGCCTCCCGGCCTTCAAAAAT GCATTGGCGAGGTTCATGTCAGAGCAGAGAGACCACAAGGTGGCGTTCGACCCCAGCAACATCGTGCTCACCGCCGGCGCGACCTCGGCCAACGAGGCGCTCATGTTCTGCCTCGCCGACCAGGGCGACGCCTTCCTCATCCCCACCCCGTACTACCCAGG GTTCGACCGTGACCTCAAGTGGCGCACCGGGGCCGAGATCGTGCCGGTGCACTGCACGAGCGCCAACGGCTTCCGGGTGACGCGCGCCGCCCTGGACGACGCGTACCGCCGCGCCCAGAAGCGCCGCCTGCGCGTCAAGGGCGTGCTCATCACCAACCCCTCCAACCCGCTCGGCACCGCCGTCCCGCGCGCCGACCTCGAGATGATCGTCGACTTCGTCGCCGCCAAGGGCGTCCACCTCGTCAGCGACGAGATATACTCCGGCACGGCATTCTCCGAGCCGGGCTTCGTCAGCGTCCTCGAGGTCCTGGCAGCGCGCGCCCCGCTCGCCGCCGACTACGCGCTGGACGACCGCGTCCACGTCGTGTACAGCCTCTCCAAGGACCTCGGCCTCCCCGGCTTCCGCGTCGGCGCCATCTACTCCTCCAACCCCGACGTCGTCTCGGCGGCGACCAAGATGTCCAGCTTCGGGCTCGTCTCCTCCCAGACGCAGTACCTCCTCGCCGCCCTCCTCGGCGACAAGGACTTCACCCGCAGGTACCTCGCCGAGAACAAGAGGCGGATCAAGGAGCGGCACGACCAGCTCGTGGACGGCCTCAAGGACATCGGCATTGCGTGCCTGGAGAGCAACGCGGGGCTCTTCTGCTGGGTGAACATGAGCCACCTGATGCACGCCCGGTCGTTCGAGGGCGAGATGACGCTGTGGAAGAAGGTGGTGTTCGACATCGGGCTCAACATCTCGCCGGGGTCGTCGTGCCACTGCAGCGAGCCCGGGTGGTTCCGCGTCTGCTTCGCAAACATGTCCGCCAAGACGCTCGACGTCGCCATGCAGCGCCTCGGGGAGTTCGTCCAGAGCAGCAGCAAGGCCGCGCCCGCCGCGCTGCGCCGCGCCGCCGGCCCCGCCAGGAGCATGAGCTGCCCGCTCGCCATGAACATGAAGTGGGCGCTCCGGCTCACCCCGGGCTGCGCCGACAGGAAGGCCGAGCGGTAG